The window ccactgaggaaccactctaactgtcaggaagttcttcctaatgtttcatcaaaaaatcttttgctttaattttaacctgttgtttctagtccaacccactggggTAACAGAAAAAAACTCTGTTCCATCCTGTATGTATCAGCCCTTCAGATACTTAAAGAGGGATATTGTATCACCTCTCAATCACCtactctccaggctaaacatacctagCTCCTGCAacttttcctcataagacttgggccgtcgtcacacgggctctTTTCTCGCAATTTTAGCGTCCAAAACCGCGTTCTCTGTTATCGGAATTAGAGTGGAACATACCTCCTTTCCCCTCTTATTTGCACTTTCAGTCAGCCTCACTATCCAGGGAATGCGCATATAGAACGTTATCAACACCCTCTTCACATCCGGGCACTCCAATGCAGTCCCTCCCCTcgcccttcctttttttttttaactattgcgATTAATTCCGATATAACACCATTTCGTCATAACAGCGTGACGTTGTTCAATATTTGCGCTTTGAAAGGATTGGTGGAATTGCTTTCCCGCCAACGAAATAGCGATGACATTGGCTGATTCACCTTTTCTCCAAATTTGAACCCCTGTAAATAGCCAAATTGATGCCAGAATTGCCTTGTCTTCTGAGACTCTCAGAAACGACAACCATGGACCTACAAAGGATGTTGCTTCCGTTGGTGGCCCAGCTGGTAGGCTGTCTTTCTCAGAGCACCATTGTCCTTTGCCAAGCACACCTGCGATCCATACAACGTAGGAGAAGAGTCGCATCTATTCTTTTCCAGTGCTCGGATGCACCTTCAACATCCAACCGGCGTTTTGGGAAGGATAGAAGACGGAGGATTCACGAACGCTGGCATGCCCTTGCCAGCATGGCTGTTCCACGCAGATTCTGGGTCCGCGAGCGGAGTCGGGACTGGTGGGAACGGGTTGTCCTGACAACTTGGGACGACCAACAGTGGCTCGAATGTTTCCGGATGGACAGGGCAACATTTTGGGACTTGGTTGCCATTCTGCAATCACGACTGGAACGGCAACGAACAAACATGCGGGAACCTGTGACGGTGGAGCAGCGTGTCGCAGTCACACTCTGGTTTTTGGCCACAGGTGCTTGTTACCGCGTCGCTGGGGACCACTTTGGACTGGGTCCGTCTACAGTGGCAACAGCTGTTCTGGAAGTTTGCCATGCACTAGAAGCTGAACTTCTTGTGAGAACTGTGTGTCTTGGCGGCGAGATCGGAAAggtaggcttttaaaaaaatttttttaaagccttattTCGATATTACGTCATATCAAAATGATTGATAAATTGCTGTCCCCTCAGAGCACCGCGATACTGCTTCTTTTGCAATAGCAGATGTGTCAACGGTAAAATCTCCTGCCAGAGTAAACAATCCTTTTGACTGGTGACATTCTCtgcattatatttttgtatttcagATTATGGATGGATTTGCAAAAATGGGATTTCCGCACTGCATAGCAGCGATTGATGGCACCCACATCCCCATCTGTGCACCCGGCGGGAGCCCAGAACAGTATGGAAATCGTAAAAATTTCTCATCTATGCTACTGCAGGGCACCGTGGACCACTCTGGCCGATTTGTAGATGTGGAGATAGGCTGGAGTGGCAAAAACCATGACGCCTTTGTGTTTAAAAACTCATGCATTTGCGCAGCAATGGATGCCGGCACGTTTGTCCCCGGAAACCCCACACTTAACTTGGACGGAGTGTCTGTGCCACCCATCATCCTGTCTGATGGGGCATACCCAATGCGGCCGTGGCTCATGAAGCCGTATGGCAAGCTTGCAACAACACCAAGAGAGATTTATTTTGACCGCTGCTTGTCCAGGTGTAGGAACCAGGTCGAAAAATGTTTTGGGAGGCTGAAGGGGCGCTGGCAGTGCTTGCTGTACAGACTGAAGGCAAGGGAGGAAAATCTGGTTTCAATCATATCTTGCTGTGTGATCCTTCATAATATCTGCGAGGCCAAGGGACAGCGGGTTCTTGGAGAGCTAAGAGATCCCACTCCAGTGTTTGTTCCTCCCGAGGACACCGAAAACATGGATAACAATAACTCTTTGCTAGAGGCTGGAAAGGAAGTCAGGGATGCTCTCGCCAAATTTATGGACATGCAAAGGAGGCAGCGGTGAAATGTCCACTGTGGAAACTGTGACATGTATGTGttgtctattaaaaaaaaattgtttttgggaaaaaaatgttgaTGGTTACCTTTTTCCATAGGAAGTTGTGTTACATTAAAGATTTCTTCTTATGACTCTTTTTTTTCAATGTTGTTTGATGACTAGACCTAGAACTCCCTTTACAATGGTGGATTCTTGAAATTGTTGTTGAAACAAGTAATGAGTTGATATAAGAGGGGGATATAAGAAGAAAGAGTCAATGCTGATCCGATGATAAAGCTTCAGTGGCGGTGAGGGGAACTATCAAAGCACACCAAAGATTCAAGTAGTTTAAGCCAGGTTGCTCTGTGTTAACGGCATGTATGGAGCTCACATCGGTTTCACCAGACAATATCATCCCATTTTATCAATTCCCTCAGTGGCAGAATATAAAAATTGTGTCCCTGCTGAACGCAATCTCGACTGCAATCACCTACAGACATTTTGCATGTGTTTCTTTATCAAAGAGGGAATAGGAAACCGATTACTGCCTACTATGAAAGAGGATGGTGAATGGGACTGTGTCTGGCGTTGGAGCTTTGTAAAGAGTACTGGAAAGTGACTCATAATAAAAGGTCAGCAGGGGTAAACTGAACTATTGTGGATTAGAGAAGCCACTCCGTAATCCGAGATTGGAGAGGTGGGAGGTtcaaaaattgattttttaaccTTATTTCGTTATAACATCGTAGCAAAATGATTGATAAATTGCTGTCCCCTCAGAGCACCccgaaaatgtttcttttgcaaTGGCTGATGTGTCAACAGTAAAATCTCCTGCCAGAGTAAACAATCCTGTTTGGATTGGATTTAGATTCCAATCTCAGCGGGAATAGGGGAAATGGAACACGCATGAGAGTGTTACTTGCTGCTCTCACAGCAGGAGAATTGAAtgtttcgatggttgttgtgggttttccgttctgttttgccgtggtcttggcaagaccacggcaatacagcccagaaaacccacaacagccatcgttctccggccgtgaaagcctcagACAACACATTGATTGTTTCATGGTTTTTTTGAAAAGTTGTACAGACACCACTTAAACACACAATTCACGGAGACTAGCTTgtttgttgttgggggggggtttCAATACAAGGGATGTTGCACAGAATGTAGGTGGGAGAAAATGGACGTTAGATCGCCATGCCgcctgaattttctttttaaaatagttttttccccatttatttTCCAATCCCCAAAACATGTATAAccgaacaaagaaaaaaatacgTTAGACACACTAGAAAATAATGTCAATTTCACTTGTGACACTAAGGCACGAACCTTGACCCCATTTTTTCCCGCTCAAAATACGGGTTATGGCTGAACTGAGCATGCTCAGAAATGTTATTTCGTTATgacacatttctttaaaaaaaaaaatgcctccCAGACGCCGCGGCGCTTTCTGGTGTGATGATGAGGTGGAGGCGCTGCTGGACCTTATTCTGCGCAGTGGTAAGGTCGAGAGACTTATGAGCAGCACCCACCTACCCACAAAGGCAATTTTTGTGGTGCTGTCACGACGACTTACAGCACGTGGCTTCCAAAGAACGGCTGAACAGTGTCGCTCGAAGTTCAAAAGAACAAAGGGAGATTTTTTCACCGCTCTGGAGTCCTGGCAGGGAATCCCACGCCAGAGTGGGAGACCACCACATTTCGGCACAATGATGCGTCTTTGGGAGGCGGCTGGCAGACCAAACTGGCAGGAGAGGCGACATGCCGGTAAGTCAATCTAATTTTGCTGTGTGCaatggccttttggggggggggggttgagagtgTGTCAAGCTTCCAATTATACTTTTTAGTTTGTGATATGTTGGATAGTTAGTGTGCAGTTTATGTGTGCTATATGTGGTGTTGGATTGCTGAGTGACCACAGTGGAAAATAAGATGTGACAAATGGGGAAATCCGTTATGAGGCTGTTTTTTTGAAAGGTTAACCTACAGAGTGTTTTCCTGAGTATGATGAAAAGGGGATGGTTGCACTTGCTTATGTCTACAGACAATGCCTGCATGCCAATTCTTGGAGTGCTATGTGCAAAATGAAAAGCTCCAATGCTAGGCTCCAGGATGTCTTCCGAATCACAAAAAAGCATGGATATTGTGGTGTTCATTTCAGATTGAAAGATGAGCAGACACAGTGGATGCAATTTTTTCAAATTATAATGGCaaataaatatttggaaaattattaaatatttttcgGGTGCTGCAGTCTTGAGGTCACAACATGAGGGATCCTGGATTCACCCTTTATCATGCACACAACAGCTGCAATTATCAAGGTTACCTAGTGCTTGAGAAATAATCATGCCACTCTTATCATACGATGCCTGGATGCGATGACTATTTACATGCTAACCATTAATTGTTTTCTTACTAGGGACAGAAGCTACACTGACATGATAACTAATCCACTGCATTCTAAATTCTTTACAGCTGTGCGCAGGGGGAGAGACAGTCAGCATGAGGCAGGATCACTGCCTGAAGCTTCCCAAGACAGAACAGAGCCTGTCATTGAGGAGGAGCAGCCAACAAGCGCTCCCACAGCATCCACTGATGATCCACATGGTAAGCTTAGTGACTTTCATTTCAAGCTGTACAACAAAATATCTAGACCGAAAAATAATGATTAAAAATTGCATCCTCAAAAACATCTCCAGAGGGGAGGTGGGTGTCTGCACCACTGAAAGAAAAACCAAATGATGATTTACCAAGGTGGCTAAATAGAGGCAACAAGTGGTTGATGAAACAATCAATCTTTTATTAAAGACAACAGAACATCTACAAAGAATAAATTTAAAGAGGAAGGAGCTTTCAACAACATTGCAACATATTCACCACACAAAGCAATATTATCAACAAACACTGGGCAGTCAGcagctgacattttaaaaaactttactgTTTCCTGTTCTTTGATAACCAAGCACTGAAAATAATGATCAAATTGAATCCCTTTTTTTTCCTAGAAACTGCAGGTGGTGATGCTCGGGGCACTGATCTAGAGAGACCATCCACAAGCGGCCGCAATACCCAACAGCCCACCCAAGATCCTCCCACTTTGGAGACAATCCTTTCCTCGATACATGCAATGGAAGGCAGACTTGTGGCCTCCGGTAAGGACTGTAATTGTCTTGATAGAATGCCCAAATCATCAGCAAGCATTTGAGATCTTGACAGTGCTCTATGTTTGTGTTTCAGTGAGCAGTTTGCAGACAGAAGTGAGAACTCTGCAGGCCCGTGTATCAAGGCATGGGCGAAGGCTGCTGGCAATGGAGAGGAGGGAACGCAACCGGTCAAGGAGCGGCACCCCTGCGCCTTCACAGGCCCAGGACCCATGATTTTATGGGACTGATCGTTGTATATAGTTTTACTTGACTTGAGAAAATACGGTGCATGTGTGGAACATTTTCAAATTTAAACATTTTcagttgaaccccccccccctaaaggTTGAACATATCAGTGACTGGTGTGGTTTTTCTTTCTTGATAACAATGATCACACAGTGCCCTGGAAAATAAAGTGGACGTTCTTTGGTGTAAACAAGAACTGACCAGTGGTTCCAAATGTGTGATCCTATGGTGTGAAACGATCCCTTGCTTTTCCCACACAAGATCTCTTGGGTGCCCCCTTTCTGCCTAAGTcagaggagcactcctgcacagtGACAGGGACCAACTGTTGGGAAACTTGCTGCTGTTGACGTGTAATGGCGTTCCCTAACTCTCTAAGCGTTCCCACACATGATCGCATCACATCAATGTTTTCTGACCAGGCCTCTTGGAACATTTGGCGCTCCATTCTGGTCTCCAGAAGAAAATCATTGTGCCGGCGTCCCTCCTCTTCACGCCATTTCCTGGTCTCCTCTTGTTCCCTCCTGCGATGCTCCATCTCTTCCTGATGTTCCTCAGAGGCCTGTGTCAGAAATCGGTCTGCAGCATTGTGGATTGCAGATCCACCCCTTTTCCTAGACCTGATTCTTGCTAGCCGTGTTCCAGGCGACAGTTCCACCATTGTCCTTGTGGGGGTTCCTGATTAGGGGGGGAAAAAGAAATTTTTAGGTGGGTGTGGAACAAAATCAAACACGATGTAATCTTATGGTGAAGCATGTCACATCAACTTACAACTATGTCACTGTGGTCAAGAAGGATTTCAAATCAAAgcccaccccccgcccctgatCAATTTAGGATTAGTTAGGTGCAGCAGTGTTTGCAATTGAGAGTGTGGTTGTGTTTTTTCACTTAGAGGGTTGATGTGGCAGATTGTTCTCCAAGTGTCACCTCACGAAGCTGTCTCAACCCATGTCCTTTGCTCCTGGGAGTTGTGAAATGACAAGGAGAGATGCTTGTGAGGCGTCAAAAATTCACTCTGAAAAGGCCACGCATCTGCAGCATTATTGAATTGATGATGACATTTTTGAACCAAACATTCTTCCATCCGAAATCATGAGCTTCTCAAAGAGCCATTATACAACACAGCCAAGACATGCACTGCCAACAATCATCTCAATCGGCAACCAAACGGAAAAACAGCCACtttaatatatatctatagatgAGAGCACCACAGAGGTTTGGTGGCTTTGATGGACTCCAACACTGTGTTTGTCCAAGGGTTGAATACTTCCTGCTCTGATTTGAACAGAATAGAGGTGTTTATTTCAGATATCAGTCCTCATAATCTGCCACCTACCTTCTGAGTTTGCACCAGGTGAGGGACGGTTGTTTTCCTTTTCAGACACATCAGTGGGAGCGCTTATGCAGACATCACTGGTCtcttaaacaaaattaaaaatttatGTCAACTTTTAGTGTTAATTCTAACATTGTTACTGGCACCGTATTTTTCAGGAAGTGTATATAGATGTCAATAATCGATGCATCAGTGCCAGCATACATGGTTTGCAGTCAACGCTCCGTGTTATTCCAGTCACACATGGAACCACAACACATTGTGGAATGTCTACTTACATTTTAACTTTGGAAATATTCAAGGTTTATCGCTGGGCACGCATGTTGCCCTGTTTTCAACTTCATCACAAACACCACAAATTTCCATTTTGCCTTGTGCTTCCATATAGAGTTTCACGTTGCCCGTGCCACACCATACCGCGTACCATGAGAAtttcctttaaaatgttttgtatttGGCACAAGCATTCACACTAACCGTGTTCTAGCAGACCGTCAGGTGTGACATCCAGCTCATGTTCCACATCACTGTTGTTTTCATCTCCGGTGTTATTGGGCATTCCTTGAAAAGATGATAAGTAGAAAATAGATGTAAAAGATGAAAAGTAGAGAATATTGTTTCTTTTAGAAATTTTTGACCTTTCCAGTATGAAAATTGTCTTTTCCATTATCTGCCATTCAAGCGCATCACTGATCAGCAAAAGCATGCAGGTGGACTTTGGCAATGGAATCACAGCAGAGGACACATTGCCTGGCTTAGTCCcttaaaaagggaagagaaatgtTATGATTTTCCCTGGATGATTGCACACCACTACCCCCACCCCTTCCACACCACTGTTACCTGAATGACAAGGGGAGGACATCCTGATGTCGACCACATTGATGGTTTCCAGCTCGTGTGAGAACAGCTCCTCCGATCCTGCCTGGAGCACCAAGGGTTCAGGTCGCACCTGACCCATCACTCGTAGAATCATACTTCTTGCAAGTCGTTTTGGCTTAACGCTGGCGTCACCACGAAGAATGCTTTCCAGCTCTCTGTAGTATGGACAAGTGATGGGTGCATTTCCAGACCTTCCATTATGTGCCACAACCTTTTTATATTCTAGCCGCATGGTCTTAGTTTTGGAGCGGCACTCCAGAGCCGATCGCCTATGGCCCCGGGTTGCCATCTGCTCTGATATTCTTTCGAAGTAGTCCAGATTTCGATGGGTGTTCTTTAGGGCCTCTTGgatcttctcctctccccagaagtgCAGAAGATCCATTATTTCTCTATGTCTCCATGAGATACCACGTTTAACAAGTCTGTCCCCACTCTGAGCCATTGCTGTTCTGGAAGGTGAATCTCCAAAATATAAGCTATAACCTATACAGATTCAAATTGCAGAGAGAAATCAgtccccctgcagaaaatggcagcatttAATATCAGAGTCTTCGAAATCATCTCCCTAGctgagtttcctcccctcccaaaattcCATCTTCCACTTCACCAAGTACTcctcaggaatttccaaacccggagctggcaaccttagtgagAAATGGCGGAGGGACCATACCACAATGGTGTCTGTTTTCAAATGCAAACAGAATAACTGTTTGTGTGGAATTTCTGTGTTActctaaaaattattttagagtaCACCATACACATGTGGAATCTCACATTTTCACAGATGGACTCCTTTGTTCTATGTGGAATGAAGTCCATGAAGGGCAGCAGTCAATCTCTAGGCATCCATCTTTGTATATTGTGATTTAGGGCAAGGGTTGTTTTTAATCTTCTCCTGTCTCCTCCCCAGCCCCTGAGTTGCTGAAAGCCCTTGACTTGTGGCACCTTCAAAAAGCATACTTCACCAATTTTTTGGTGAGAAGTTCAGTCCATTTGTTCTGCCCCCTGCTCCCGCCACCCCTTTCCAGGACCAGAACTGAACAACAggtccttttccttttttggggggggggaattcaaagGGAAGAAATTTCAGCTCCAGTGACATGGGGTTCCCTTTGGTGGcactgcttttaaaaatgcaaataactTTTCTTCAATTTGAAGGCTCGGCAGTTTTCCTATTATTGACGTCTATCCAATTTCCGTAACATATTGGTGCAGTCTCAGTGCCTTTGTGATACAGTGATCCCAGAacagttattaaaatataaataaaattatataaatataaataaattaacataCTGAGGTCATAGCGGGGGGGGAGAATCAAGTGTGGGTTTATAGCAAAAGAGAATCTCAAAAATATATGGTATGACATGTACAGATGAAATTTATTTCCCTCAGCAATGTTACTCACGCTGCGGAAGACCAACCAAACGACAGCAATTTCAGTTCACCCTCGGAGACAGTAAAAGCGGAAGTTGACTGTGCGTGCCAGCTAAAAAAAATCCCTTACGGTCAAATTGCGCGCCAAAATCAACGGCTCTTAACTTGTTAATGCGCTATAACGGAATATAAAAAACACTTGTCAAATGGCGATTCCTAGGCACATATGAAGATAGGCAGGGGGATTTTTGTGGGTTATTgtcaaggagggagggaaggtcattggggaggaaatggcagataaatatttttttaatggcGGCGACGGGCTTATATGCATTTCAGAAAATGTGCTGGAGACTGTCGTGTTACTTCAACATTATCGCGCAACTACCTTATAGCGCTATAAGAgttgtgaattaaaaaaaaaaacttttcccgaAACAAACGGTTCATTTCCGTAAACGGACAGCCACACGGTAGCGGATTAGTTCGAGATTTAGAGTAGGAATGCGTGGTACAGAGAGAATGGGGTAAGCGGAAGAGAGCCGGTATAAATCACACAAATTGCGGGATACGCCGCTATCTTGGCGCTAAATtaatgcccgtgtgacgacggccttggtctccaaacccctcatcatcttcattgccctcctttggacacattccagcttgtcaacatccttcttaaattgtggtgcccaaaactataCACAGTACTTTAAATGAAGTCTAACCAGAacagagtaaagcaataccatcacctCACATGacctggacactatacttctgttgatatagcctaaaatcacatttgaccttttagctacagcatcacattgctgactcatgttcagcgtaTGATCTACGAAGACCCCTAGATCCTGCCAAGACAGGTCTCCCCTAGTCTATAAATGtgtctttgatttttcctacctaaatgcagatttttacatttatctctgttgaaattcagttTTATCCCAATTTTACCCTAATTTTTATCCCAATTTTCCAGCTTGTCAAGATCACattgaatcttgcttctgtctcCTACTGTGTTGGAGACAGGGTGCTGAGGGGAAGAAcaacagaatacaaattaatcttcACACAACCGCATTGCCAGGAGGGGGCCCACTGAATCGACGgtctaagcactcctccccacgcTTCACCTGAGGGTCGCTGAGTCGAAGGCAAAAGCCACGGTGGCACTGGATGCCTGTTGGGATGTTGTTGAGATGTGTCCCCTGGAGGGGGTCCCCACTTGATCATGTTGAgcttattctcccctccctaGAGAAGCCTAGCTGTAGTTCTGAAGGTGGTTTCCTTGGAATAAGCTCTattatgtttcatgaaaaatttaaaaatgaccaacaacaattttctagagcccattgtattttttcacacaatgagcTTTGCAGCTAGTAACTAAATAaagattgaaaagagtccagtagcacctttaagactagccaactttactgtagcataagctttcaagaatcacagttctcttcatgacAACCCCCCAGGCCACAGCAGGAGGGCGCTGAGGGGAAGAGcaacagaatacaaattaatcttcATGCAACCATATAGCCAGGAGGGGGCCCACTGAATCAaatcaagagaactgtgattctcgaaagcttatgctacagtaaagttggttagtcttaaaggtgctactggactcttttctgtttttgctactacagactaacacggctaactcctctggatctaaataaAAATTGTAGCCACTACTGATACCCTGTGGTAAAAATGGGATCATCTTATGGCCAATATGTTTTAGGGGTTGTGATGAGAAATCCAAATGGTATCTTCTTTTTCCAATTGTAGTAAAATATGTGAAAACCTATTACTTTTAAACAGTACCTGAAGCAGCCCATCCCACtcacatgtgcacacatgcaaatACAAAGCAAATAGAATCACAACTCACCTTTACTCTACCAAGGCTGACTTGTCATTGCTCCTCCACAACCCCTTTGCCCACTGCTGTAAAACCGGGTCACATTTTATTTTGCAATCTGTCTCAATCTGTCAGCTATAGACACTCGAACACAGTTTTACTGATTTTTTCCTCCAATAATTTTTGTGTGTTTGCCATAACAAGAGAGAGCTAATATAGTACCTCAAAGTAAGATAACAGAGAGTGAAAGTCCTGGAAAGCAGAGCGTTTAACCTTTTCATAACTCATCCATATTATATTATCACTATGTGTATGGGTAGATGACCACAGTACAAAATAATAAAGTGAAGATGTCTACATAATTAATTTTAATGGGCTATATTTACATGGTTTCTCTCCACAATTATAAATTAGATGTGCTTTCATGAAGGTCACCTTGTTAACACAATAAAATTGGCCATAATGTACTTGTGGCAGTTCTCTGAAATGCTTCAGCACTTACTAAAATCTTCTCCTGGTTCCTTTTTAGTATGAGAGTCCAGCATTCTGCTAAAAAGGACCAATTTTCAAGGGCTCTTTGGAACATCTTAGTCATGCATGAAAGCCAGTGTTACATCAGAATGTTTATAATTTGAATTTAAGTGTCCTGGTACTTATCAGCTAGCACAGCATATTGGCTAGCAGCATGAGCTCAGAAGACCCCAgttcaaattttacctcagcctaaggttgccaacctccaggtggggcctgaagatctccaagaattacaactgatctccaggcaacagggctcagttctcctggagaaagtggctgctttggagaggggaggggggttctgtggcattaaaccccactgaggtccctccccaaatcccatccttcccaagctccaccacaaatctccaggaattgtcccaactggagttggcaaccctatgtcagcTTTGAACTCCCATAGTAGACAAACCATTTTTCCTTCACCCTGAGCTGTGGCCTGCTCTGAAATATGGAAATTGCAAGAGGATCCACAAAGATTTGCAAGGGAGGGGAAACACACACCCCCGCATTGGTCCTGTTTTCTCTCGGTGATGTAACTAAAAGTACCCCAAACTGTAGTCATGACtggtgcacattttttaaaatctgtatagGGACTAGCCCTTGGCTATTAAATATAAGGATTTATACAACTGGAATAATGTACGTAAAGTGCTTTCAAATAGTATTATTACTGTCAGCAAAAGCTCTATCCTGTGAGGGTTTATCCtcataacttaaaaaaaaactttaaagttATACTTGCCGTACTATCCATTCTACCAGATACGAGAGTATCTAATCTATATTGGTGTCTGTCTATACAATGAATCCAGTATAACTACTCAAATGTACAATATAGTCAAGCAGTCAGCAATCACACCAATCAGAAGTTTCTTAGAATACAGcaaggactaacagtgcaatcctacgaagAGTTACTGCAGACCATGCTGGTGGATTTCAATGGGCAGAGAAGGAAGGAACTTTTGCGTAAGGTCACACTGTAAATCCGCCCTGGCAGTCCCCATGTTTTCCTAAACAGATGATCAGCACTTGACTACTGGTCTTCTAACAGGGTGTGCTTGTGCAGTCCAGGCAGCTAGAAGAGCCAAATGCAAAGCCGTGCCTGTATATAGGATCCTTCATCTACCTAAAGATTTGTCTTAGGGACTTTTCTTCTAGACTTACATGCCTTGTAGCAGGATTGGGCCGCTAGAATAGCAAAGGAGTTcattttctttgctgctatctaCTTtttgttaaggcagggggcacagAGATGTTCCAAGATTTTATTTGTAAATGGTTTACAAACTGGAACTGTGCCGCAGAGGAAGGGGCAGCCTTGTTTGTATTTGACACGTTCTACTTTTATATCTTTCTCCAGGGCTGCACTTGAGTGGATCTTCAGAGAAGGCTTTGATCTTCAGAGAAGTAGATTACTCCTAATAGAAGTTGTATGTCACTGGTAGTGC of the Eublepharis macularius isolate TG4126 chromosome 5, MPM_Emac_v1.0, whole genome shotgun sequence genome contains:
- the LOC129330321 gene encoding uncharacterized protein LOC129330321; amino-acid sequence: MGQVRPEPLVLQAGSEELFSHELETINVVDIRMSSPCHSGMPNNTGDENNSDVEHELDVTPDGLLEHETSDVCISAPTDVSEKENNRPSPGANSEGTPTRTMVELSPGTRLARIRSRKRGGSAIHNAADRFLTQASEEHQEEMEHRRREQEETRKWREEEGRRHNDFLLETRMERQMFQEAWSENIDVMRSCVGTLRELGNAITRQQQQVSQQLVPVTVQECSSDLGRKGAPKRSCVGKARDRFTP